The proteins below are encoded in one region of Coffea arabica cultivar ET-39 chromosome 4c, Coffea Arabica ET-39 HiFi, whole genome shotgun sequence:
- the LOC113738498 gene encoding H/ACA ribonucleoprotein complex subunit 2-like protein, which translates to MAKAEMGSDSEAEKTAQKEKDKKKLAGLAPIAKPLAGKKLCKRTLKLVRRAAEHKCLKRGVKEVVKSIRRGNKGLCVIAGNISPIDVITHVPILCEESDIPYIYVPSKEDLANAGTTKRPTCCVLVLTKPTKGELGQEEQEKLKAEYDQVTSDVTELANSMF; encoded by the exons ATGGccaaggcagaaatgggaaGCGATAGTGAAGCGGAGAAAACGGCGCAGAAGGAGAAGGACAAGAAGAAGTTAGCGGGGCTTGCCCCAATTGCTAAACCCCTGGCCGGTAAAAAACTCTGTAAACGCACCCTCAAGCTCGTCCGACGTG CTGCAGAGCACAAGTGCTTGAAAAGAGGGGTTAAAGAGGTAGTGAAAAGCATTCGCCGCGGCAATAAAGG ATTATGTGTTATAGCTGGAAATATATCTCCTATAGATGTTATCACTCATGTTCCAATCCTGTGTGAAGAATCTGATATTCCATACATCTATGTGCCCTCCAAAGAA GATCTAGCTAATGCAGGAACCACCAAGCGGCCAACTTGCTGTGTTTTGGTGCTAACTAAACCCACAAAAGGGGAACTTGGGCAGGAGGAACAAGAGAAGCTTAAGGCGGAATATGATCAAGTCACATCAGATGTAACTGAACTTGCTAACTCCATGTTCTAG